Within Vicia villosa cultivar HV-30 ecotype Madison, WI linkage group LG1, Vvil1.0, whole genome shotgun sequence, the genomic segment AGGTTTTTACCCTTTCCAGGAGGAATCCTtggttaaagaagaagttgagatCCGTTCTAGGTGGAAGACCAGAAGTTTTGGGAAGCTTATTATCAGCATTCGGTCTACCTTCATCTATGAGTTGGTATTTCATCTTCATCCATGAGTCAGTGTAATACTATTTCTTTACTGCCATCTATGAGTCAGTATTATCTTGATGTTTCTACCTTCGTCtatgagttggtagtttatcgtcgtCTATGAGTTGGTATTATCTTGTTCTTGCCTTCAACTATGAGTTGCTAGTGTTTTTCCGCTCTCTACCTTTGACTATGAGTTGGTACTATCTTATCATCTTATTCCCACCTTCAACCATGAGTTGGTAGTTTACCTTCATTGATGAGTTGGTGTAATTGTGTGGGTTTTCCATCGTCTATGAGTTAGTATTACCAGTTTTCTTTATTGTCGTCTATGAGTCGGTATTGTCTTGGTTTACTGCCTTCAACTATGAGTTGGTAGTATTTCTAGATCCTACTTTCTACTTATGTCTATCAGTTGGTAATATTGCTTGCTTTGTCCTCAGCTGACTATCTTGGGTTTTCCCCCAATAGATCAATGCCTCTTACTTATCCCCAGTGAATTCCTTCCATTGAGGGATATCCTTCCTCTCTGATTCCCTGACTATGCTTTAGGTCATTCCCTAGAATGAGTCCTTGTAGTCATCTTGTCCCCAGTGAGTTGTGTCTCCCTGTTGGACTCCTCAAGTTTTTTCAACAAATTAGTGTCGTGGATTATCCCCACAGTATCTGTCTCCCGCAGCGCATTCCTCGTGGAGCCCGACCATTTTGCATCCATATCATAAACATTGTGTGGCATCTTAGGGATAAAAAGCAGGTCTTATGTATTTAATTATCTTCTATCCTATTGGTGCAAAGATTTCAATCGTCATATATctagatagaagaaacttaaatagaggcaaatgtcataccccaatttttaccTCTAGTATCCCACCTATCGTTCATTTACATTTGAACAAGATCAAAAGCATGCTTCCCTTCTATCCCCTTAATCCTTGGGTTTACCTTTTGTGGGAGATAACCAAGAACCCCTTGTGTTTCTTTTTACATATTTATTTGCTTATGTTTATCAGTTAACTTCCACTAACCTTTATTCAAAATGCAAAATTATGTTTTTGTGTGGATTTCCTTTTCTCTTATTGGACAAGATAGGGTTGGAAATCAAGGAAAGAGGGTGTCTACTATTCAAGAGGATCTTATTTCAtactcaaagattttcaaatgcTTCAAGTGATTTGGCTTGTGGTTTAAGTTTTCCTAAAGATCAAGCAttgtttccaaattagggttttggtcccTCAAAGTCAAAGTTGTGgtcaactcttgatcaaatggACTTTCCTTCAAGGCATGACCAATAATCTTAGGCCATTATCATGTTAATATTATTCAACATCAATTGATCAAGAGAAGTTCAACATTGAGGCTTATTTGTACAAGTGATTCAagtttggtttatggtttatttcCATGCCTATTCCATTCATTTTCCCATGAAATCTTCAAGGTTTCTTCAATACCTATTAAGCTACATCCATATGTTATTCATTTAATCATCACTGAGCTTTGGAATGCAAGAGAACATCAAAAATGACAAGTTGGTGCAAGGTGGTTTGACCTAAAATCAAGTATGGCTCACCATGTGGTCAAAATGGcataactttctcaattttcaaaatttatggGCGCTTCTTGAGGCCAAATGTCCCTTTTGATGtcctctacaactttcatttaCAGGTCAAACATCAATTCAGCCACTAAGCATCTCAACTTTTGGATTAGACTTCAGGTCACTTGTGCACAAAACTAGGTCCATTACATGGTTGACCTAATGCCCAACCTGATTTTCAGTGGTATGACCCCAACTTTGCAAGCTTTCCATTTTCACATCAAGTATCCTTTTTAATTGATTCTTTTGCATTGTGTTTTACTCCATGCAAGGATCATTTGgcttaaagaaaattaaaaattgcatgaaccaattccatTTGGCATATGCATGAACATGGGTGCATGAACTCTGTTTTAAGTCGTGACCTATAATTAGAAATCATGTACAATTAAACTTGGGGACCACCAATACATGTGAAAACTTGTTTATCATGACCAAATGCATCGAGTACAGCACAAAACAACTTGAAATTGCTCCAAATTCACGCATTTCACCCTTGCTTCACACAATTTTCAATTTGAGAAAATTCTAGAGATGATACACACGTTTGGGATCTGAATCCCACACGTATATGATCTAATTCCATTCCCTATCAATAGAGAATTATCTCCCCTTCACTTTCAAGCTTTGAAAGCCACGGAAACTTTGCCTCCATTATTCACAAAAAGCTCAAAAACCTGAAGTTCGTTTTCACGTTTTCTctaaattttaaattcaaatttctcCCTAAaaagtttcatcatcatcatcttcatctgaaGCTAACTGAAGCATAACAGAAGTTGGAAACATCCTGAAATTACCTTCACGTACCATTTCACCATTTTCAGACTTCAGAGCTCACTTGGGAAAGGTAGATACGAGTTCCTATTCCACTCAAACGAGTTACCACTCtcttcgtcttgttccactgatcAAAAGTACTAATCTATCTGGAACTTATTCATTGTGTTTATCATTTAATTTACTTTGAAGTTTCTAGGGCTCTTGCATTTTTCTGCAAATTCTATTTGCTTAGATCAAATAAGTTGTTCATGAGAAAAGAGACATAAACAATGATGTTAGTTGAAGCTTAATCATGTGTCGTTATGGCTTAAAACAACTAGTGCATTGATCTGCAAAAAGCAAGTTCagtggttgaagatgaagtttttcgCGCGCAATGAAGAAAATTTTGAATCCTCTAGCCAATATCCTGTTGACACCTCACCTATCCAttggtttttattttctttttctattttaaattccttttaattgtaatttctttcaaatattattaaaaatagctCCTAAATACTTTTTCATTCCAAATGTTTTctataatttcataaaaatattttccatcacatatgtttttttccagaaattaaaaatgattttcaatattttttgttatttttccattattttatttttaattcatttcaccataattttcaaaaaaaattggataCAACTTTTGAGATCTTATTTCTCATAATTTTCTGATTTTCCATCATTTTCTTGATCATTTATTTGATAATGAAATTCTGGTATTCAGATCTCAGATGTACTAAGAGATGTTGAGACACTGATATCTGAATaacacacaatgacaaggtaATAACGATTAAAACAATACTGAAAAATAaatgaacacacataattgttcacccagtttcaTGTATAGcaacacctactctaggggctaccaagtcagggataagttcactatgatagtatcaattcgaagtccTATGTAAACAACCTTTGGTCTACTGctttctcacttaatcactactcgtgttatacttctacctaagactcacctaggtatgagatcCTTCTCAATCCCccttaatcacaactgtgataatCAGTTTAAAAACTTTGGAAGACACAATTCAAAGATACACAatcactcaatgcttaaaagcttatgaacgATCAACAGAACTTGcaactcaaaaacaaaacaatCCAACTTTTCTATCAggatgatattagagaggctctcaaacaagaaaatacaaaatacaaagtAAGTTCCATGTAACAATTAGGTTTGTTGCTTTCTATTTAAAACAATCTTCTGGAGTGGATTGGGCTTCAAAATTGCAGCAGGGCAATGCTAAAAAAACTCCAATATATTTTCCATAAAGACAGGGCTTCAATCATTTGTTTCCTAAATAATATCCATGTTTATAAACTAAGAATACATCttgaaaacaaataaaatctTTTATACTTAAACTAAGCGCCACATATTATTGCATAATATtcctagaatattctgcatctgtaacAACCTAACAGATTCCAAATATCCAATTGTACACAAGCGCGATGTTGTATGATCATGCATAGGACATTTGGCTCGACATGTTGCTCCAATTGGTAGAACATCTTATTCAACATGTTCCTCCATAAGTTAGTTataccaaacataatgccaatcATAAACTTAgagaattaacaatctccccttttggcttattttggctaaaacaacttaATACCTTTTGCACACACAAATACAGAGCAACTaaggtttgaaaataaatcaaacacataAAATACTCAGCCCTGCAGAGAAAAATCACACCGTAGAGATTCCACACAATCAGAGACATTAGCAGCAGAAAAAAACATGTTAGTCAGTGGAATCTGAAACCAGTCAGATAATGTCAGGACATTATGTCTGACATCTCTGCAACAAATACCAATCCAGCAATTTTTAAACCTGGAAGCTAATCATCACTTTAGAGAATCATAAAGTTCTCCCTCTGAACAATAGAAGTGGTTAGTGTTTAGTACATACACACACATATTACTCCCCCTTTTAGCCATAATAGGACAAAGGTAAGAAACTAAGCAAAAAGAAACCACAATAGCACATGAGCATATAGAGTTATATTGCATAAGGTGCACTAATGTTAAACAAATCCTAGGCATTTAACCCTTATATCGCACAAACCAAATAAACAATGAAATTCCTGGGCCAAGTAATGATAGATGTGGTTAATTCAATCTCATAGTAGAAAGCATTACTTACTACTACTCATCATAAGGTATCATCATCTCATCACAAAACAACTCTAGGATCCTATATCCAATGGTTTAGTTTATCCCCCCAGAATATAGATTATTTCATTAGCTCGCTTACACTTTGAACGACACTTCAAACGCAATCCGAAAACTCAAGTTACGGCCTGTGCAAAATTTCTGGTTCAGGCACCTCTCACCCCTCGTTCACCCGGAGACTGAAGGTATTAGCCAACCTCTCAATCTTCTCAAGTATCTTGCCCGGAAAGTTAAGGAAGTGGAAAACACTTCCCCTCACTTGCACTACTCGCCCTCCTAGTCTTATTTTATAATCGGCTCGCTAGGCGAGGAGGTCGCTCGGCCCGGCAAATCGCACGATTAGAGAAATTCTGATGCGATTTCCTACATAATTCAGTCCAATTTTCCTGCAATTTCTTCATGTTACAAGTCCTAAATCATCATTTATGCTAAGAATTTCATCCTATGACCACAACTCAATGTATTATACATTACGGGTATCATTCTATTGCAATTTCTTACCTCTAATTCATCTATGTCCTTCACATCATCAACAAATCCTCATAACCCCAAAACCAATTCTACAACTATCAATCACTTAGGCCAATTATAATAATTAGGATagactccccttaccttagattgaatCTCGGTATCAAAATCCTCTTCACGTTCTACAAAGCCTTCAAGTTCTCCCAAGCCCTAGCTCTCCTCTCTTTCGCGTTCTTCCAAACTTTTCACGATTGAATGAAAACCCTCTTCcttcttttctcttttgttttcactTAACCCCCCTTGAAAAGACTATCTCGCCTTATCACCTCTAATACcaatattattctatttatttaattaaaataatctcaACTAATTATTCTAGAATACTCCTAATTCTCAATAATTCTCATAACACCTATGCACCACCAAAAATCATCGAAACATCAAGATTTCATAAGGACTCATATATTCAcgccaaattaattaaataactaattaaataattaatctatatTTTTGAGGTGTTACAAGAACGGATAAGACTCTCTCATCAAGTCCTCGCACTCCCATGTCAAACTTTCACCATCTGGTCCACCCCACAATACCTTCACTAAGGAAATCTCCTTACCTCATAAATCTTCACTTCTCGTCCTTCTATTCGCATTGGTGACGCTTCAATAATCATATTATCTCTTACCTGAACATCATCCGTTTGAGTCGCATGCGAAGGATCAGGAACATACTTTCTCAACCGCaatacatgaaacacatcatgaagattCGCAAGCGACGATGGAAAGGAAATCCAATAGGCCACCTCACCTATCCTCTCTGAAATCTtttacggaccaataaaacgtggCGTAAGCTTTCTCGATTTTAAAACTCCTCCAACACCAGGTACCAAAGTAACTCTCGAAAATACATGATCATTTACCTGGAACTCGAGTGCTTTCCTTCTCtgatcatgataactcttctgatgtctctgagaagctttcatcctcTTTCAGATCATTCTTATCTTATCATTCGTCTCTTGCACAATCTCGGGTCCGAGCACAACACTCTCGCTCGACTCATACCAACACAACagagtcctacacctcctaccatacaacgcttcatacggtgccataccgatacttgcataaaaattattgttgtaagtaaattcaattaGTGGCAAATGGCTATCCCAAGCTCCTCATTTGTCCAACACACAAGCCCTCGACAAATATTCTAATGATTGAATAGTCCTCTCGGTCTGACCATCCATCTCCAGGTGATATGCTGAACTCAACTTCAACATAGTACCCAAAGcttcttgcaaactcttccaaaaccttgatgtaaatcttggatctctgtctgacacaatACTCGACGGTATTTCGTGCAATCTCACAATCTCCTAGATATACATCTCAGCCAAATTAGAAATAGGATGGTTAATCTTCATCGGTAAGAAATGAGCcgacttagtcaacctatccacaacCACCAAAATAGAATCATTGTCATTGGCAGTCTTTGGTAAACCTGTCGCAAAATCCATGGAAATGCTATCCCACCTCCACTCTGAAATGTTCAACGGTTGCATTAACCCAGAAGGTCTATGATGTTTAACCTTTGATTTCTGAAAatttaagcaagcataaacaaactcaacaACCTCTTTCTTCATACCCGGCCACCAAAATAACCTCTTCAAGTCCTGTTACATCTTCGTAGCACCCGAATGAATACTTAACCTACTTctatgtccttcctcaagaatactcttcttaaGTTCTGGAAAGTTTGGAATACACACTCTATTCTCGAATCTCATcacaccattctcatcaattcagAACTATCCTTCTTCACCTTGGTTAACCAATGTCAATTTCTCAACCAATTCCAAGTCGGATTTCTGTCCTTCTCGAATTTCGTCAAGAATACTACTCTTCAATTTCAACACTCCCAACTTCACAATATCCGGAGTTGATTCACACATCAAACTCATATCTCTGAAtttttcaactaattccaatTCATGCACCATCATCATAGACATATGAAacgacttcctactcaatgcattaactacaacatttgctttaccaggatggtaactcaaatcaaaatcataatccttcaataaCTCGAACCATCTCCTCTGCCTCATGTTTAACTCCTTCTGATTAAACAAGTACTTCATacttttatgatcactgaacacttcaaattTAGAGCcaaaaagataatgtctccaagtTTTCAGTACGTACACCATCgcggccaactctaagtcatgcgtaggataattcgTCTCATGAAATTTAAGTTATCTTGAAGCATAAGCAACAACTTGCCCACTTTGCATCAATACTCCTCCAAGGCCAATCTttgatgcatcacaatacaccatgAACGATTCActtggattaggcaaaattaataCCAGAGTGGTCGCCAAATTCTTCTTCAACTCTACGAAGCTTTTCTCACGTGCAACATCCCATGCATAAGTTTGAACCTTTCTAGTCAACTGAGTTAGCAGGAAtgccaacttagaaaatccttcaataaaccttCGATAGTAACCTGCTAAACCAAGAAATCTTCGAATCTCAATTGCAGGCTTCAGAGTCTCCTATTGCAGTACATCATCAGCTTTAGAAGGATCTACAACAATTCCACCACTagaaatcacatggccaagaaaatttacttccttcaaccaaaactcacatttcGACAACTTCGCGTacaacttcttctccttcaacaCTTGCAATACCATTCACAAATTCTTAGCATGCTCTTCTCTTGAtttgaaataaatcaaaatatcatcactgaacaccaccacaaacttatccagataGGAATGGAAAGTTCGGTTAAGgtattccatgaaaacacctgGGGCATTCGACACACCGAACGGCATGATAGTATATTCATAATGACTATACCTCGTTCGAAAAGCCGTCTTCGAAATATCATCTGGTTTAACTCGAATCTGATGATAACCCAACCttaaatcaatcttactaaaaatGTTAgcacccaccaactgatccatcatatcatcaatccttggaagtggatacttattcttaatcgtcATTTTATTCAACGGTCGTAGTCCACACAACCTCATACTTTTGTCTTTCTTCTTGACTaataacacaggcgcaccccacggaaaAACACTTGGTcgaacaaacttcttctcaagcatcTCTTTCAATTGCCTCTTCAATTCATTCAGCTCGGAATCCGACATTTTATAAGAAATCGTCGATACTGGACTCGTACCTAGCACCAATTCTATAGAAAATCCTACTTCACGTTCCAGAGACATATCACTTATATCATCTAGAAACATCTAAGAAAATTCAAGTACTTTTAAAATTTGCATTTTTGAAAAGATTAAAATGTAAAAGTGAATTTAAAATTACTAAGATAGGAGTCATTCATTAATACATTTCTTGACCCAAATAATTAACTACTTTGACTTGGACCACTCAACAACAACTTTTAGAAGAGATTGCATGCAAAATACATTTAATGCATTTAACTCAGttttaaaaatatacataaaaacTTAACGTAGAAGAGATTGAATAccaaaataatataaacaataatataCAAAACTAGACAAATAATGAAACTAAAGTCCTAGAGGACAAAATAAACTTCACTCATTTTACATATAAGTTTTAGAAAGTGttgattttatataaataaagaataaaattaaaccaatttaTGAAGAAAAATTGTAAACATTGAATCAACATACTCGTTAAGTCCATAGTTATATTCATAAAAATTAGTTTGGAGTAGTTTTAATGTAtagatttaaaataattattaatttgaaCTATCTACTCCTTTCCCAAATACTATTTAATTTTCATCGTTCGATAAACCTAACTCAAAAAATTTACATGCAATCGGTGTAAAGATGTGTCTCTTTCcctagacaaaaataaagagcATGACACAATAAACCAAAGCATCATAAATAactcaaaatattgaaattaaaaaaaaataaaaaatacttcgACGCGCTTGGAAAAGCGAGTGGGTCTAAAATTAGACGAAAATACACGCTGCCAAAATGATAAGAACCAGATCTCTGACTAGAAAAGGAATGCCATCATGCTGATACCCACACGCTCACATCGCAGTTCCCGCTCCCAGCAGAAACCACACCCACTCTCTCCCAAACCGCGCGTGAATCCACTTTCCAGCCGTTGTTTCTTCTAAGGTGGTCCAAAACCAACAGCATCAAATGGGTGTCAATTTCTCGTCGGTTGTCTATCACGCCGCCCAACATTCCTAAAACGCCAAACCGTAAAACACGACTCTATCACTTTACTATACTACTATTAGTTCAAGATTTTGAACAAAAATTAGAACACTTTTCCATCACACCCATTACTTTAAATACATTATACCTCATCTTTATCAATCTTTATCATATGATAAGTATAATTAATGGTATAAAATACTAACAAAAGGAGAAGTATTTTCTACTCTGTCAAGTAAAGCtaaaaaatgtcataaaaaaatgcTTGATGTGAACCCCTAGCATTTATTTCAACGTGAGAATCTAGCTCAATAACGCATATAGTACCACTACTCATATCACATCAACTAATAtgaaaattagtaaaataaattatcataagatactaaatttcatttttttttcttctaaaatgtTAGATAGACTTAGATACATTACATTTAGATGGATACTCCGCTTCATGATAATTATGATGCtaataagagaaaaaaaagacaAGATTACACTAATTATAGATAAGAACCTAAAACGACGCCGTCAACGGGTTTCATTTACGCTACATTTTTTTCTAGGGTTTTTCAAAGCCACAACGGTGGAGGTTCGTTAAGGTCAATCGGGATCCCACGTCGGACAAGTCCCAAGTAAGCCGCTGTTGGTGAGTTCTCAACCATCTGAACTCTGGTGGAAACCGGAAGAGCAGCGTCATTGCGTCTCTGTCCACTGACGGCGGTGATGGGAGGAGGCTGAGGAGGGTTGAAATCCTTGAGAATACCGGTTTGGAGAAACTCCGTGAGAACCAAGCTCCGTGACGGAACTGGTGGCCAAGTGGTTAGGCCAGTAGAAGGAGCGTTGAGGTCGAGAGAAAGCCCGCCGGGGACCGGAGCCGGAGGGAAGTTTGTTTTAGCTTTAGCTCCACGGAGAGAACGAGCGGCGCCGTCGTAAGCAAGTGCAGCTTCTTCAGGAGTATCAAATGTACCCAGCCAAACTCGTGTCTTCTTCCAGGGATCACGAATCTCAGCAGCGTAGCGTCCCCATGGTCGCTTTCTAACACCTCTGTAGTGTCCTTCACGGTTcgcagaagaagatgatgaagaagccatgaacgagaaaacaaacacaacaaacacaacaaggtgctaaaaaaaacagaaaagaaagaTGTGAAGGGAAGTGAAGAGGTGATTTGAGTTTATAAAAGTGATGGGACCCACATTGGCTCCCGTAATTGTCGGCTGGCCGGCACCACCACAACTGCTTCTATCACTTTGGTTTATGTTTTTCACTTTGTGATTATGTTTTGTATATATAGACACACCAAATTATAGTGGGGAACAAATTTGGATAAATAACGGAGAGCCGTTGATTTTGAGGTTATTGGATGGACGGTTGAGATGGAAGGATATGAGAGAAAGTGGTGGGACCAGTTGGGAGAGCCGCCAGCTGATAAGACGTGTGGGTGGAAGTGGGCGGTAGGGGTATGACGTAAGCCCTAGTGATGTGGTACGGTGATTCTGAGCGGCGCCTGACATtttttgaataataaaataaatttttaatgttGGTGTTTTTTTGGGATTGAGATGTTTCATTTGAGAGAGGAGTAAATAAAGAGGTTGGAATTTGAGTTGACGTAATGAAAGGGAAAAGTGAGGTGAGGTGGAGGGATGTGATTGGAGGAGGGAGAAAGTGGGGATGAGGGGGAGAGGTGAGAGAGAGTAGCACGTGGAATGGTGTCTGAGTTGCAGGGAACAGGTGAAAAATGGGCCACATTGGGGGAGAAGATGGGCTGGTCTCGTTGGCGTGTTTGACTATGTTGTTGGTGGTGTTGGTTGGGCTCTGTTGTTGGTGTTGGTTGAATAAATATgtaataaaagtaataaaaaaaagaaaagaaaagataaaaatgTAGAGTAAAGTGGAGAGTGCAGTGAGTGGTGAAAGTCAGGGGCGGGTGGGTGATTCAGATTCAGAGTGAGTGAGTGAGTGACTGCAGCTAGCAGATGGCCACACTGTGTATGCCTACAGATACggatgaaataataataataatcgtcATCCGTCACGTgaattcttctttttattttcttaactcaaataaaaatcatcttttcaaaatattaaatttcaaatataaattatactttgcttataaaaataaatcattCTGTAACAATGTTGATTTATAGTTGGAAAACAAAGGCTCAATTTTAATGTAAAACCAAATTGATATGAGTACATGCATGATGCACCTGTAAAAATTAAAGAGGTACATGCATCATGTTGGCCCTCCTCTATATCCATCACTAGGTCTAGATTGAAATTAGGGATCAGAACCCAGCTTAATTAACTTATTCTAAATATTATATGTGTGGATatgtaaaacaaaaatattcaaatgcaaactaaatcaaataaaaactgtaaattaatttaaaattttttactATGGAAAAATTTGTGATTTTATACGAGACAAAATATTGAACGGTTaagttaatataaaaataaagtaaatgtaATAGAAATGAGGATTTACAGTAGATATATGGTAAAATACGACACATTAAAGCTAGAAATAAAATTATTAGAGTGAATGTTGGTCTAACATCTATAGTAGAGAATATAGTAGACAATAGACTTAAATATTGACGTTTTGAGAGAAGACCGATAGATTATATTATAATGAAAATAGACGAGATGCAAAGAAGTCAAACAATATGGGGAAAAGGATTACCGAAAGACAATACAAAAAGTTATTAAGAAATATCTCGAAACTTATGATTTGGATAAAAACAAACTCTTAAATAAAcattataataaaaatgaaagttGATTCATATAAccgattttatttaatgaaataaAGGTTAGTTGTTAATCtatataaaaattcaaatattattGATTATATTTAAGTGTCATTTTGTAAAAATCGTTTGATTTAAGTCA encodes:
- the LOC131623403 gene encoding ethylene-responsive transcription factor 12-like, with amino-acid sequence MASSSSSSANREGHYRGVRKRPWGRYAAEIRDPWKKTRVWLGTFDTPEEAALAYDGAARSLRGAKAKTNFPPAPVPGGLSLDLNAPSTGLTTWPPVPSRSLVLTEFLQTGILKDFNPPQPPPITAVSGQRRNDAALPVSTRVQMVENSPTAAYLGLVRRGIPIDLNEPPPLWL